In Ascochyta rabiei chromosome 2, complete sequence, one genomic interval encodes:
- a CDS encoding CWF complex protein sap62 — protein sequence MDYQNRAGSKFGGGGVASSSATNADRRERLRKLALETIDLDKDPYFFKNHVGSFECRLCLTVHQNDGSYLAHTQGRKHQTNLARRAAKEQREGKKDDAGQQGLLAGVQVKKNVIKIGRPGYRITKVRDPITRQNGLLFQFQFPDITPDTIPRVRFMSAYEQKMEEPDPNYQYFIVAGEPYETVAVKLQAREVDRREGKFWTWFDDDNKEFWCQLLFKTERDERFSAVPGLAPGRK from the exons ATGGATTATCAG AATCGAGCAGGTTCCAAatttggtggtggtggtgtcgcCTCAAGCTCAGCGACAAACGCCGACCGACGAGAACGTCTCCGAAAGCTTGCGCTTGAAACCATCGACCTCGACAAGGACCCTTACTTCTTTAAGAATCATGTCGGAAGCTTCGAATGCCGTCTATGTCTCACAGTACACCAGAACGATGGATCATATCTAGCCCATACACAAGGAAGGAAGCATCAGACAAACTTGGCGCGACGTGCTGCGAAAGAGCAGCGTGAAGGAAAGAAGGATGATGCAGGACAGCAGGGTCTACTCGCTGGTGTGCAAGTTAAGAAGAACGTCATCAAGATTGGCCGACCTGGGTACCGGATAACGAAAGTTCGCGATCCTATTACCCGTCAGAATGGACTCTTGTTCCAATTCCAATTCCCAGATATTACGCCAGACACCATCCCGCGGGTCCGATTCATGAGCGCATACGAGCAGAAGATGGAAGAGCCCGACCCAAACTACCAGTATTTCATTGTAGCCGGAGAGCCCTACGAGACAGTTGCGGTCAAACTGCAAGCACGCGAGGTGGACCGCCGGGAAGGCAAGTTCTGGACTTGGTTCGACGACGATAACAAGGAGTTCTGGTGTCAACTGCTCTTCAAGACCGAGCGCGACGAACGATTCAGCGCTGTTCCTGGATTGGCACCAGGTCGCAAGTAA
- a CDS encoding subunit of tubulin prefoldin has translation MASKQGQPGSGQIDVTQLPVPQLQELKTQLDRELEHLTTSFQSLRTAQAKFRDCLASIATGLSSSTAEKTLLVPLTSSLYVPGKLTDHEHVLVDVGTGFFVEKDIPGAKDFYERKVKDLQDSLKDLEGVVNSKAQNVRVVEEVIRLKVMNAQEQESKGKSG, from the exons ATGGCCTCAAAACAGGGACAGCCAGGCTCCGGCCAAA TCGACGTCACACAGCTCCCCGTTCCGCAGCTCCAAGAACTAAAAACCCAACTTGACCGCGAACTCGAGCACCTGACCACCTCCTTCCAATCGCTACGTACCGCGCAGGCAAAGTTCAGAGACTGCTTAGCCTCAATTGCGACAGGCCTCTCTTCCTCGACTGCCGAGAAAACACTCCTCGTGCCCCTTACGAGCTCGCTGTACGTTCCGGGCAAACTTACGGACCACGAGCACGTGCTAGTCGATGTCGGCACTGGGTTCTTTGTGGAGAAGGATATCCCTGGGGCGAAAGACTTTTACGAGAGAAAGGTCAAGGATCTTCAGGACAGCTTGAAGGATCTCGAGGGTGTGGTAAACTCGAAGGCGCAAAATGTCAGGGTGGTGGAGGAGGTCATACGATTGAAGGTCATGAATGCACAAGAGCAGGAGAGCAAGGGTAAGAGCGGGTGA